The nucleotide sequence AACTCGTGCATCAGGTCTGCAGTCGACTCGCCCCAAATAGGAAAAATAGCTTCACAAGAGGTGCTCTCCAAATTCTTTTCGCGATATTCTCGTATATCTTCTAAGAAAATGTCCCCGAACATTACATGGGTCACACCATCTGCTTCAGCTTCTTGCATGATTTGAGCCATTTCTTTTTCATAAAATTCATTAGAAGGTTGCTTAGGCAATTGGACTTTCCTAAGGGGGAATCCTAGCGATTCAGCTTGCAAATCTAGTATTTCCTCTCGAACGCCGTGGATGGAAGTCCTATTGTATGCTTCATTCACAGTGGTCAAAAGACTATCAATAACGACTTCTTCTTCCTGACTCAGGCGGTGTAAAGCAAGCATCGAATCCTTACCACCGCTGAACGAAACCATCACCCGTTTCATGTGAAAACCTACCCTTCATTCAACTCTTGTTTAATGTCATCATACCAATCTTCACTCACCTCGTCATGGAATTCGTCGATGAATCGGTGGAGATTTGCCATAATAGAACCTTGGTCAGGCAGGTTCTCTAAGATTTCTTTTTGGGTAAGAATTTTACCACCTTTGATCACCCAATGAATCTCTTTTGTATGACGAATGTCTTCTAAAGGATTTTTATCTAAAATCACCAAATCCGCTATCTTACCAGCGCGAATATCACCTAGATCACTCAAGCCAATTGATTCAGAAGCAATTGAAGTTGCTGCGCGCAAAGCTTCAATTTCAGTGAATCCACTTCTAACAAAAAGCTCTAACTCACGGTGGAGCGCAAGACCTGGCCATGAATATATCCCGGCCGGAGTATCTGTTCCTGCAACGACCACTCCTCCCATTTCTTTATAAACTCGTGCAATTGTGCGGTTCATTTTACTTTGGATGCCTAACCTTTTTAGGGCTTTCTCATGTTGAGAAATTGCCTTCCACTGAGCCATCAGCTGCTCTTCTTTTTCAATTTCGCTTGTTAAGAAATCATCCGCTTTCCACACATTTCGTTGCCTATCCATTTGATCAAAAAGCACCATCGTGGGGCACAATTTCACCCCATGATCCAACCACACCTGGCATACTTCTCTGATTTTTTCTTCATCAGGTACATCGAACGGGACATTCTCCCAAACAGAATCATCCGCTCCCATCGTCCATTCTGAATACATCGCTTGAATCACTCCCGAGGCGTGTTCATTCCATGTAACACCTATTCGTGCCGCCTCCACTGCGTTAACATCACTAGAATGAATCAAGTCACAGCTGACTTCCAAGCCTAATTTGTTAGCTTCATCAACAACTTGATTCATCACATGGCTTGGTAACAGTCCGTATACTTTAATCAGGTTTGCACCAGCTTCAGCTTGTCGGCGCACTTCTTTTCGAGCGATTTCAGGATCTGTTGTGTTCATATTCCAAGGACTTGTTGCTCCCCATAATCCAGGTGGCCCGTCAATCATTCGATCAGCAGAATAAACCCTTGGGGTCGGAGCCTCAGTTGGAGCATTAATTAAACCTTTCAACTCGCATACATTCCCTCCCGTATTCCTCACAGTGGTCACCCCAGCCGCCAGAAAATAAGGAGCGTGCCCATCCTTAATATGAACATGCATATCGATCAGCCCCGGAATAACATACTTTCCTTTAAAATCAACAACATGAGGAAACTCAAAATCAGGATTGTGAAGCTCTACTATCCGACCTCCTTCTACTTCTATGGAGGCTTCCACAAAATTTTCATTCTCTAAATCTAATACCTTCGCATTTTTTATTAAATAATGATTATTCATTAATACCACCCTCCCAATTACTAGATTAATAAAAACGGAGAAGCGGACGATATAATTCTCATATAGTGGAATCGGTAATCAAAAAGGGGGCATGTGAACGGTGAAAACGTACGGAGAGACATTCCGAAAAATCCGTAAACAAAAGGGATATACCATGAAACAGGTAGCGGAGGGTGCAGTTTCGGTTTCTTTTTTATCAAAATTCGAGCGAGGAGAATCAGACATTTCCATCCAACACCTCGTGCCATTGTTAGAAAAGATGTTCATCACCATTGAAGAATTCATGCATATTTATCGTAATAGAGAACATGCTTCATCCATTACGATTTTTGAACGGGCTTCGGACGCCTTTCATTCACGAGATCTCAAACAACTTCATCGATTAATAGAAGAGCAACTAGTTCTATACCATAAAAGTCAGTTAGCTCCATATCGCTGCAACGTCGTGATGCTTGAGACTTTTGAAAGGATTATTAAAGCTGAATATATTGATGAAAAAGATGACGGCCACCAAATTCTTTTAAACTACCTTTTTGATGTAGAGGTCTGGAATCGTTATGAGCTGAATTTATATCGTTCAACGATGCTTGTTATGTCAGAAGCAACTGTAATCAACATGACGAAGATAGCAGTAGAAAAAAGCTATTCAGATGATAAGCGTCTTATTCTTAGCATAATAATGAACACATTGATACATCTATTAGGGCCAGTGAACAAGATTAATTGTGAATTTAACGAACAAGCATTTCAACACTTCTTTAAAATAGCTGAAGCACACTGTGAAGAAACATATCTTTATGAGAAAAATAATATCTTACAATTAAAAGGAATTTATCTTATAAAAAAAGGAAATTTGTCAGAAGGTATCGAAATGGTAACAAGTGGTATTGAACTTTTAAAAAAATACGGATTTAACAAAGAAGCTGAGAAAATGGAACATTATCTAGAATTGATGATTCAAAATATAGACTGAAATAAGCTAAGGCATTGATGGAAGAGGGATTGCGTGCATAGATGTAATTACTGTGATAGAAAATTCAAATGGATTGAGATCGTATTAGAAAGCAACAAAGGGCAACCAAATGAAATTCGTTGTAAAAACTGCGGAATGTTGTATAAAACAACAGAAGAGACGAAGAAACTAGAGGTATCCCTACTTGCCCTACCTGTATTTTTAATCATAGCCATTTCCGTTGAAGTTAATTGGGCCCTGAGTTTAATGATCTTTCTGCTGATGTTTTTAATGACTTTAGTCAGACCTTTCTTCGCAAAGTATGAATTTGCCGAAGAAGACGGAAAGAGCAAAAATAAATTTGGTAAAGTATTCGGTTCAATAGTAGCAATAGCTGCTTTGGGATTTATCATATGGAGTATTATTCCGAAACATGTTTCTGGTACTTACGATGGGCCTATCGAGGGAGAGGGTGTCGAAACTAATGAAAATTTTCATGTCGAGATCGATGGTACAATAACATTTAATATTTTTACATTTAACCAAAGGTTTGAAGGAGATTTAGAAATCGAAGGAATTAACTTGCCTATATCTACTAAAAATTCAACTGCAGTCATAGAATTCGACTCAAACAAAGTTGGGGATTTTTATTATAAATATCAGGAAAAAGGTGAAGAAAAAGAATATGAATTTGGCACAGCTCATGCTGATTTTGGTCTTGGATTTGGCTTAAAAGATCTGACTTTATTCCATGCAGACACAAAGACCGTCTATAGGGCTCCTGCAAATCATTCTTTTGATAATAGATTATTTTATTGGATACCATTTAAGTCTACTATTGAAGTGATAGAATTTTATTGAAAAATTGAGATGTAAAAGGTGATGTCATGCAAAGCTGCCCAAAATGCGAAAAGAAATTCAAATGGCATGAACTATTTTTGCAGAGTTGGAGAGGTAATAAGCGTTGTAAGAATTGTGATACTTTGCTTCAAGAGTCAGGGAAGTCAAGATGGGTATTGATTTTATTATTCTTTGTCTTTTCAATTATACTATTGTTCTTTTCAGTAATGGTATATATGAACTTTGGTGTTGTTATATGGGGTTTAATAATTCTAGGGTTTATATTCGGGATTTTTTCTCCTTTTTTCGTAAATTATGAAGTGGCTGAAGAGCAAGGGAATAGTAGAATGCAAAAAATCATTGGGGTTATTTCTCTGACAGTATCCCTCGGTTATTGCGTGTGGTTGGTCTACCCTAAAGATATTACAGCTAATTATGATGGAGCTGTTTGGGGAGACGACCTTTATAGTAATGAAACTTTTGAGATAATAGTCGACGGTACAGTATCAACTAACTTACTGACGTTCAAGAAAACTTTTGAAGGAAAGTTGGAAATTGAAGGTTTCGACTTACCTACTTCCACCAACGGTCACCATGCTGTAGTTGAATATCATGCTCATAAGGAAAATGATTTTTACTATATATATGAGGAAAATGGTGCGGAGAAAGTATATAACTTTGGCTTTGCTCTTTCTGAATTTAATGATGATGGCTTTGTATTGTTTCATAAAGAAGAAGACCTTTACTACGGTGCACCTGCGACCAACTCTGCTGAAGTAAGGAATATTATGGATGACATTTTGTTTGATCGGTAACTGTATAAAAAGAAGGGGAAAGTTATGAAGAAATTGTTCATCATTCTAGGAGTGTTAGGTGTTATCGTCTTCACAGCACTCGCATGGTACCTCTATCCAAAAGATGTTTCAAAACAGGTAACTGCTTTCGAATATACGGCCGGTTCTAATCAGCCTGAAGTTGATAAGGAAATCGAAGTTCTAATAGAAGGGACGTTAAGGAAAAAACTATTTGATGGACCTACTTTCAATGGATTCATTGGAATTGAAGGGATTAAGATACCTGGTGGAAAAAAGGATCAGAAAATGACTATATCATTTTCTGAAGATGGAACAGGCATCCTTACATATGGCTTTTATGAAAATAACAAACCAAAGACTCATTCTATAGGAAGGATTATTATGGAAGGAGACTTTGATATATTTACAATCTTGATGGGGAATTGGAATTATAATTCAGGGGAGAGTATCGCAGCTCCTGCAGGTAATCGTGAAGAAGCAAAAAAGGTTACCGAGAAACTAGTAAATAAAGTGTGGGAGTGAAATTAGAATTTTTCAATTAAGTGAAACCAATGGGGTATGTTCGAGCGTACAACAGAATAAGAAGGTTATAAAGAATGAAGATGAATCTGAAAAATCTATTATATGGGGCATCGGCTGAGTAAGGGACCGATGCGTTCCAATTTTTTTTTTGAAATATTGATTAAACCAATTTAAACAGTTAGGAAGAACACAATGACAAGATGTATTAGTTGCGGTCAACGTTTGCCGTTTTTTCAAATGCTGAGGTACGGTGGTTATCAAATTGCCGTAACCTGCAGGTCCTGTGGGGAAAAGCACGAATTAACATTTGAATCAAAATTCTTAGGTATTTCGGTGAATATAGGAATGGTTATTATTTTCATGACACTTATGAACAACATACCTTACCCTGGAATAGCCATTTATGGAATGCTTCTTGCATTGTTTTTATTTAACACGATTTTTCCGATATTCGCGGGTTTTGATGGCTCCGATAAACCGAGTAATGCTAATAAGTGGGTGAAGATATCTGCATCGCTTTCATTATTAGGTGCATTGTACGTTGGTTGGAACTTTTTAGCTCCTGTTGAACTTAAAGAAACCTATGAAGCTTCAGTTGATGGAAGTGATATTGATCAGGTGCAAGCAGATAACGTCGAGATTATGTTTGATGGTCGTGTGACGACGAACTGGTTAACATTTAACCGTACATATGAAGGGAAAATCGTTATCGAAGGATTCCCTTATGAGTTCGAGGTGGAAAAAGCCACTGCTGTTATTGAATTTGGTTTTGAAGAGAGACCAGAATTTTATTACGAGTATGAGGAAAATGCAGAAATAGTAGAAGATTATTTCGGCAGTGTCTATGCTAATAATAATTATGATCGAATTAGCTTTAATCTTAAAAAGTTGGATGTTTATTATAACGCTACTAGAGAAGGTTAGAGTTGATTCTTTGGGGAGAAGGCTATGAAGATATGTGAAGAATGTAATAATCGAATATCTATTAAACAATACTTCCGCAGAGGTAAGAATAACAATCTACTAGTTTGTGAAGAGTGCGGAACAAGATATGAAATGATAGGGAAGTACAGTGTAATAGAGGGGACTATAGGAGTTGCTCTCACAGTTACTTTAACTATTCTTCTTAATATTAATATGGTTTATCTGGGATTAGCTGTAATATTACTTGCAGTTCTAACTGGATTTTATCATATGATTTTTCCGATCTTCTCTAAATACCGTAAAACCTTGGCTTCATCTACACCAAGTCGTAATAGAAGACGAATAAGTTACTTCATTTCTGCTGCAGTGTTTTTAGGTTTGGCTTGGTTTTTTTACCCCAAAACGATAGACGAAACCATGGAGGGTTCTGCGTTTGGACCTGCTGTACACCAAATGGGAGACACGAACGTCTCAATTGAATTCGACGGTAAAATAACTACCAATCCTTTAACTTTAAATGAAAGGTATGAAGGGAAGCTTATCATAGAAGATTATGACTACGATTTTGATCCATACGAAGCGGAAGCAAAGATCATTCAAAATAATGAAGGTACAAAAGAACTTATCTATACTTTTGAGGAAAACGGAACAGCCAAAAAGGAAGCTATAGCAATCGTATACAAGAATTTTTGGAACACTAAATTCATTTTTATTCCAATAGATGAGGACCGGGATATTCGGTATGGTGCACCAGCGAACTCCCCATCTGAAGCGAATGAAATTTTGCACGATATTTTGTTTTAAAGTTATTTATGGAGGTATTTGATGCTAAATCAACAAGGTTTCGATTTATGGGCGGATAATTACGACAAAACTGTCCAGGTCAGTGAACAAAACAACGAATATCCATTTGCGGGATACAAAGAAATTCTAAATAGAATTTATAACGAAGTGATGCAGAAAGAGAACGCGTCTGTCCTTGATATCGGCTTGGGCACCGGGGTTTTAGCGAGTAGGTTATACGAGAATGGACACTCGATTGATGGCATCGATTTTTCGAAAAAAATGCTCCGAATCTCTCAAGAAAAGATGCCGAAAGCCAACCTTTATCAATGGGATATTGCTGAAGGCGCGCCACCGGAGATTTCACAAAAGAAGTTCGATTTCATTGCTAGTACTTATACACTGCATCATCTAGATGACAAAGAAAAAGTATCGTTTATCAAAAAGGTAAGACCTTTGTTAAAAGA is from Halalkalibacillus sediminis and encodes:
- a CDS encoding diphthine--ammonia ligase, whose amino-acid sequence is MKRVMVSFSGGKDSMLALHRLSQEEEVVIDSLLTTVNEAYNRTSIHGVREEILDLQAESLGFPLRKVQLPKQPSNEFYEKEMAQIMQEAEADGVTHVMFGDIFLEDIREYREKNLESTSCEAIFPIWGESTADLMHEFIELGYETIITTIDPKRVPQYFLGKMMTHEFVKALPKDVDPCGEYGEFHTLVVDGPMFSKRIPAALTDEIREEEFYTYVDVTIESKKG
- a CDS encoding amidohydrolase family protein, whose amino-acid sequence is MNNHYLIKNAKVLDLENENFVEASIEVEGGRIVELHNPDFEFPHVVDFKGKYVIPGLIDMHVHIKDGHAPYFLAAGVTTVRNTGGNVCELKGLINAPTEAPTPRVYSADRMIDGPPGLWGATSPWNMNTTDPEIARKEVRRQAEAGANLIKVYGLLPSHVMNQVVDEANKLGLEVSCDLIHSSDVNAVEAARIGVTWNEHASGVIQAMYSEWTMGADDSVWENVPFDVPDEEKIREVCQVWLDHGVKLCPTMVLFDQMDRQRNVWKADDFLTSEIEKEEQLMAQWKAISQHEKALKRLGIQSKMNRTIARVYKEMGGVVVAGTDTPAGIYSWPGLALHRELELFVRSGFTEIEALRAATSIASESIGLSDLGDIRAGKIADLVILDKNPLEDIRHTKEIHWVIKGGKILTQKEILENLPDQGSIMANLHRFIDEFHDEVSEDWYDDIKQELNEG
- a CDS encoding helix-turn-helix domain-containing protein, translating into MKTYGETFRKIRKQKGYTMKQVAEGAVSVSFLSKFERGESDISIQHLVPLLEKMFITIEEFMHIYRNREHASSITIFERASDAFHSRDLKQLHRLIEEQLVLYHKSQLAPYRCNVVMLETFERIIKAEYIDEKDDGHQILLNYLFDVEVWNRYELNLYRSTMLVMSEATVINMTKIAVEKSYSDDKRLILSIIMNTLIHLLGPVNKINCEFNEQAFQHFFKIAEAHCEETYLYEKNNILQLKGIYLIKKGNLSEGIEMVTSGIELLKKYGFNKEAEKMEHYLELMIQNID
- a CDS encoding TIGR04104 family putative zinc finger protein → MHRCNYCDRKFKWIEIVLESNKGQPNEIRCKNCGMLYKTTEETKKLEVSLLALPVFLIIAISVEVNWALSLMIFLLMFLMTLVRPFFAKYEFAEEDGKSKNKFGKVFGSIVAIAALGFIIWSIIPKHVSGTYDGPIEGEGVETNENFHVEIDGTITFNIFTFNQRFEGDLEIEGINLPISTKNSTAVIEFDSNKVGDFYYKYQEKGEEKEYEFGTAHADFGLGFGLKDLTLFHADTKTVYRAPANHSFDNRLFYWIPFKSTIEVIEFY
- a CDS encoding class I SAM-dependent methyltransferase, which encodes MLNQQGFDLWADNYDKTVQVSEQNNEYPFAGYKEILNRIYNEVMQKENASVLDIGLGTGVLASRLYENGHSIDGIDFSKKMLRISQEKMPKANLYQWDIAEGAPPEISQKKFDFIASTYTLHHLDDKEKVSFIKKVRPLLKEDGKILIGDIAFGTREQLEECRQENIHQWDDDEYYFVADEFKVGVRGKFHKFSHCGGIFEIEKK